In the genome of Populus trichocarpa isolate Nisqually-1 chromosome 6, P.trichocarpa_v4.1, whole genome shotgun sequence, one region contains:
- the LOC7489142 gene encoding MDIS1-interacting receptor like kinase 2 isoform X2 has product MASQILLLSIPLLFISLLAYASFFTSFAYSGTGAEVANGRKQAEALLKWKASLYNQSQSLLSSWDGDRPCNWVGIRCDTSGIVTNISLSHYRLRGSNRLSGNLPQDVCLGGLLSYFGAMDNYFTGPIPKSLKNCSRLVRLRLERNQLNGNISEAFGTHPHLYYMDLSDNELHGELSWKWEQFNNLTTFRISGNKISGEIPAALGKATRLQALDLSSNQLVGRIPKELGNLKLIKLELNDNKLSGDIPFDVASLSDLERLGLAANNFSATILKQLSKCSKLIFLNMSKNRFTGIIPAETGSLQYSLQSLDLSWNSLMGDIAPELGQLQRLEVLNLSHNMLSGLIPTSFSKLQSLTKVDVSYNKLEGPIPDTKAFREAPFEAIRNNTNLCGNATGLEACAALKKNKTVHKKGPKVVFFTVFSLLGGLLGLMVGFLIFFQRRRKKRLMETPQRDVPARWCLGGELRYEDIIEATEEFNSKYCIGTGGYGVVYKAVLPSEQVLAVKKFHQTAEVEMTTLKAFRSEIDVLMCIRHRNIVKLYGFCSHAKHSFLVYEFVERGSLRKVLNDEDQAANMDWDKRINLIKGVANALSYMHHDCSPPIIHRDISSNNVLLDSEYEAHVSDFGTARLLMPDSSNWTSFAGTFGYTAPELAYTMKVDEKCDVYSFGVVTLEVMMGKHPGDFISSLMLSASTSSSSSPFGHNTLLKDVLDQRLPPPEIKPGKGVAHVAKLAFACLQTDPHHRPTMRQVSTELTTRWPPLPKLFSTMELEDILVHRNDIG; this is encoded by the exons ATGGCTTCCCAAATCTTGCTTTTATCCATACCTTTGTTGTTTATTTCCTTACTTGCTTATGCTTCCTTCTTTACTTCTTTTGCTTACTCAGGTACTGGAGCTGAAGTAGCAAATGGAAGGAAACAAGCAGAAGCTCTTCTAAAATGGAAAGCCAGTCTTTACAACCAAAGCCAGTCTCTCCTGTCTTCATGGGACGGAGACAGGCCTTGCAACTGGGTAGGAATCCGTTGCGACACGTCTGGTATTGTCACCAACATAAGTCTGTCTCATTATAGGTTGAGAG GTTCTAATAGATTGTCTGGAAATCTACCACAAGATGTGTGCCTTGGTGGATTGCTTTCATATTTTGGTGCGATGGACAATTATTTCACGGGACCTATCCCGAAAAGCTTGAAAAATTGCAGCCGTTTGGTGAGACTCAGACTTGAGAGAAACCAACTTAATGGAAACATATCTGAAGCTTTTGGCACACATCCCCATTTGTACTACATGGATTTGAGTGATAATGAATTGCATGGTGAACTTTCATGGAAATGGGAGCAGTTTAACAATCTGACAACTTTCAGAATTTCTGGAAACAAAATATCTGGAGAAATACCAGCTGCTCTTGGAAAGGCAACTCGTCTACAAGCTCTTGACCTTTCATCAAATCAACTAGTTGGGAGAATTCCAAAAGAATTGGGAAATTTAAAGTTGATTAAACTAGAACTCAACGATAACAAACTTTCAGGTGATATTCCATTCGATGTCGCATCGCTATCTGATCTCGAAAGGCTTGGCCTGGCCGCGAACAATTTTAGTGCAACGATTCTTAAACAGCTTAGCAAGTGCTCAAAACTGATATTCTTGAATATGAGCAAGAATAGATTCACAGGGATTATTCCTGCTGAGACGGGGTCTTTACAATACTCTCTTCAAAGTCTTGATCTCAGTTGGAATTCCCTGATGGGAGATATAGCGCCAGAGCTTGGACAGCTGCAGCGGCTAGAGGTTTTAAACCTCTCCCATAATATGCTGTCTGGTCTCATTCCAACCAGTTTTAGTAAACTGCAAAGCCTCACTAAAGTGGATGTATCCTATAACAAGTTAGAGGGTCCCATTCCTGACACCAAAGCCTTTCGTGAGGCACCATTTGAAGCAATTCGTAACAACACCAACCTGTGTGGCAATGCTACTGGTTTGGAGGCTTGTGCAGCtctcaagaaaaacaaaactgtgCACAAGAAGGGCCCCAAAGTTGTCTTTTTTACTGTATTTTCTCTGCTGGGTGGTTTGTTGGGCCTGATGGTaggttttcttatctttttccaaagaagaagaaagaaaaggttaatGGAAACACCACAAAGAGATGTTCCCGCGAGATGGTGCCTTGGTGGGGAACTGCGCTACGAGGACATCATTGAGGCTACTGAGGAATTCAACTCCAAATATTGCATTGGTACAGGAGGGTATGGGGTAGTTTACAAAGCTGTACTTCCATCAGAACAAGTCCTTGCCGTGAAGAAGTTTCACCAAACAGCAGAAGTTGAGATGACCACCTTGAAAGCTTTTAGAAGCGAGATTGATGTCTTAATGTGTATACGGCATCGAAATATTGTGAAGCTGTATGGTTTCTGCTCGCATGCCAAACACTCATTTTTGGTATATGAATTTGTGGAAAGGGGAAGTTTAAGAAAGGTATTGAACGACGAGGACCAAGCAGCAAACATGGATTGGGATAAAAGGATAAACCTTATCAAAGGCGTTGCCAATGCTTTATCCTACATGCACCATGACTGCTCTCCTCCGATTATTCATAGAGACATTTCCAGCAACAATGTTCTTTTGGATTCAGAATATGAGGCTCATGTCTCTGACTTCGGCACCGCTAGGCTCTTAATGCCTGACTCATccaattggacatcatttgcTGGCACCTTTGGGTACACAGCTCCAG AGCTGGCATACACAATGAAAGTGGATGAAAAATGTGATGTGTATAGCTTTGGAGTTGTAACATTGGAAGTAATGATGGGAAAGCATCCTGGCGATTTCATCTCATCTCTGATGTTATCTGCTTCCacctcctcatcatcatcaccattcGGTCACAACACACTCTTGAAGGATGTCTTAGACCAGCGCCTCCCGCCTCCTGAAATCAAACCTGGGAAAGGTGTGGCACATGTTGCAAAACTAGCATTTGCTTGCTTGCAGACCGATCCCCATCATCGGCCAACAATGCGACAAGTTTCTACAGAGCTTACAACTCGTTGGCCTCCATTGCCAAAGCTATTCAGCACGATGGAATTGGAAGATATACTGGTTCACAGAAATGATATTGGCTGA
- the LOC7489142 gene encoding MDIS1-interacting receptor like kinase 2 isoform X1: MASQILLLSIPLLFISLLAYASFFTSFAYSGTGAEVANGRKQAEALLKWKASLYNQSQSLLSSWDGDRPCNWVGIRCDTSGIVTNISLSHYRLRGTLNSLRFSSFPNLIKLILRNNSLYGSVPSHIGNLSNLIILDLSLNSISGNIPPEVGKLVSLYLLDFSKNNLSGVLPTSIGNLSNLSFLYLYENKLSGFIPREVGMLEHLSTLHLADNNFEGPIPASIGNMKSLTSLDLASNYLTGAIPASLGNLRNLSALSLGKNNLSGPVPPEMNNLTHLSFLQIGSNRLSGNLPQDVCLGGLLSYFGAMDNYFTGPIPKSLKNCSRLVRLRLERNQLNGNISEAFGTHPHLYYMDLSDNELHGELSWKWEQFNNLTTFRISGNKISGEIPAALGKATRLQALDLSSNQLVGRIPKELGNLKLIKLELNDNKLSGDIPFDVASLSDLERLGLAANNFSATILKQLSKCSKLIFLNMSKNRFTGIIPAETGSLQYSLQSLDLSWNSLMGDIAPELGQLQRLEVLNLSHNMLSGLIPTSFSKLQSLTKVDVSYNKLEGPIPDTKAFREAPFEAIRNNTNLCGNATGLEACAALKKNKTVHKKGPKVVFFTVFSLLGGLLGLMVGFLIFFQRRRKKRLMETPQRDVPARWCLGGELRYEDIIEATEEFNSKYCIGTGGYGVVYKAVLPSEQVLAVKKFHQTAEVEMTTLKAFRSEIDVLMCIRHRNIVKLYGFCSHAKHSFLVYEFVERGSLRKVLNDEDQAANMDWDKRINLIKGVANALSYMHHDCSPPIIHRDISSNNVLLDSEYEAHVSDFGTARLLMPDSSNWTSFAGTFGYTAPELAYTMKVDEKCDVYSFGVVTLEVMMGKHPGDFISSLMLSASTSSSSSPFGHNTLLKDVLDQRLPPPEIKPGKGVAHVAKLAFACLQTDPHHRPTMRQVSTELTTRWPPLPKLFSTMELEDILVHRNDIG, encoded by the exons ATGGCTTCCCAAATCTTGCTTTTATCCATACCTTTGTTGTTTATTTCCTTACTTGCTTATGCTTCCTTCTTTACTTCTTTTGCTTACTCAGGTACTGGAGCTGAAGTAGCAAATGGAAGGAAACAAGCAGAAGCTCTTCTAAAATGGAAAGCCAGTCTTTACAACCAAAGCCAGTCTCTCCTGTCTTCATGGGACGGAGACAGGCCTTGCAACTGGGTAGGAATCCGTTGCGACACGTCTGGTATTGTCACCAACATAAGTCTGTCTCATTATAGGTTGAGAGGTACGCTTAATAGTCTCAGATTCTCTTCCTTTCCTAACTTGATTAAGCTTATCCTTCGCAACAACTCGCTCTACGGGTCAGTTCCTTCCCATATAGGTAACCTTTCCAACctcatcatccttgatttgtcTTTAAATAGCATTTCTGGCAACATACCACCAGAAGTTGGAAAATTGGTATCTCtttatttgcttgatttttcaaaaaacaacctTAGTGGTGTTCTTCCTACGTCCATAGGAAACTTAAGCAACTTGTCTTTTCTTTACCTTTACGAAAACAAACTCTCTGGTTTCATACCTAGGGAAGTAGGAATGCTTGAACATCTATCTACCCTTCATTTGGCCGATAATAATTTTGAAGGTCCAATCCCTGCTTCCATAGGAAATATGAAATCTCTCACTAGTTTAGATTTGGCATCTAATTATCTAACTGGGGCAATACCAGCATCTCTAGGCAATTTAAGAAACTTATCTGCACTTTCCCTTGGGAAGAACAATCTTTCTGGTCCCGTTCCTCCAGAAATGAACAATCTTACACATTTGTCTTTTCTACAAATAGGTTCTAATAGATTGTCTGGAAATCTACCACAAGATGTGTGCCTTGGTGGATTGCTTTCATATTTTGGTGCGATGGACAATTATTTCACGGGACCTATCCCGAAAAGCTTGAAAAATTGCAGCCGTTTGGTGAGACTCAGACTTGAGAGAAACCAACTTAATGGAAACATATCTGAAGCTTTTGGCACACATCCCCATTTGTACTACATGGATTTGAGTGATAATGAATTGCATGGTGAACTTTCATGGAAATGGGAGCAGTTTAACAATCTGACAACTTTCAGAATTTCTGGAAACAAAATATCTGGAGAAATACCAGCTGCTCTTGGAAAGGCAACTCGTCTACAAGCTCTTGACCTTTCATCAAATCAACTAGTTGGGAGAATTCCAAAAGAATTGGGAAATTTAAAGTTGATTAAACTAGAACTCAACGATAACAAACTTTCAGGTGATATTCCATTCGATGTCGCATCGCTATCTGATCTCGAAAGGCTTGGCCTGGCCGCGAACAATTTTAGTGCAACGATTCTTAAACAGCTTAGCAAGTGCTCAAAACTGATATTCTTGAATATGAGCAAGAATAGATTCACAGGGATTATTCCTGCTGAGACGGGGTCTTTACAATACTCTCTTCAAAGTCTTGATCTCAGTTGGAATTCCCTGATGGGAGATATAGCGCCAGAGCTTGGACAGCTGCAGCGGCTAGAGGTTTTAAACCTCTCCCATAATATGCTGTCTGGTCTCATTCCAACCAGTTTTAGTAAACTGCAAAGCCTCACTAAAGTGGATGTATCCTATAACAAGTTAGAGGGTCCCATTCCTGACACCAAAGCCTTTCGTGAGGCACCATTTGAAGCAATTCGTAACAACACCAACCTGTGTGGCAATGCTACTGGTTTGGAGGCTTGTGCAGCtctcaagaaaaacaaaactgtgCACAAGAAGGGCCCCAAAGTTGTCTTTTTTACTGTATTTTCTCTGCTGGGTGGTTTGTTGGGCCTGATGGTaggttttcttatctttttccaaagaagaagaaagaaaaggttaatGGAAACACCACAAAGAGATGTTCCCGCGAGATGGTGCCTTGGTGGGGAACTGCGCTACGAGGACATCATTGAGGCTACTGAGGAATTCAACTCCAAATATTGCATTGGTACAGGAGGGTATGGGGTAGTTTACAAAGCTGTACTTCCATCAGAACAAGTCCTTGCCGTGAAGAAGTTTCACCAAACAGCAGAAGTTGAGATGACCACCTTGAAAGCTTTTAGAAGCGAGATTGATGTCTTAATGTGTATACGGCATCGAAATATTGTGAAGCTGTATGGTTTCTGCTCGCATGCCAAACACTCATTTTTGGTATATGAATTTGTGGAAAGGGGAAGTTTAAGAAAGGTATTGAACGACGAGGACCAAGCAGCAAACATGGATTGGGATAAAAGGATAAACCTTATCAAAGGCGTTGCCAATGCTTTATCCTACATGCACCATGACTGCTCTCCTCCGATTATTCATAGAGACATTTCCAGCAACAATGTTCTTTTGGATTCAGAATATGAGGCTCATGTCTCTGACTTCGGCACCGCTAGGCTCTTAATGCCTGACTCATccaattggacatcatttgcTGGCACCTTTGGGTACACAGCTCCAG AGCTGGCATACACAATGAAAGTGGATGAAAAATGTGATGTGTATAGCTTTGGAGTTGTAACATTGGAAGTAATGATGGGAAAGCATCCTGGCGATTTCATCTCATCTCTGATGTTATCTGCTTCCacctcctcatcatcatcaccattcGGTCACAACACACTCTTGAAGGATGTCTTAGACCAGCGCCTCCCGCCTCCTGAAATCAAACCTGGGAAAGGTGTGGCACATGTTGCAAAACTAGCATTTGCTTGCTTGCAGACCGATCCCCATCATCGGCCAACAATGCGACAAGTTTCTACAGAGCTTACAACTCGTTGGCCTCCATTGCCAAAGCTATTCAGCACGATGGAATTGGAAGATATACTGGTTCACAGAAATGATATTGGCTGA
- the LOC112327829 gene encoding class V chitinase CHIT5a-like: protein MDLKPPPLTVPATPSYPPQTAHPMKPAPSPAYYLPIPAAPSYSVPSPSAVPTYPGVPASSPPLPTPAASPVSYPPVPAPPEPYPSPPDHKGIKGAYWPSFDGFEASSIDTSYFTHIFYAFLLPDPVTFKLNVTPFDQQKIPGFIQNLRTRNPPVKTLLSMGGGSDAIALIFANLSGAQETRKVFIDSTIEVARTYGFDGLDLDWEYPANDQEMINLALLVKEWHEALVHEASASGKPRLLLTAAVYYSSQFTTYGLPRSYPADSINKYVDWINPMCYDYHGTWENFTGPNAALYDPKSNVSTSSGIGSWIQAGVSPKKLVMGLPLYGRTWKLLDPNVNGIGARAVGKGPEDGILDYYQVLEFNKENNAIVNFDGQTVSYYSYAGGFWVGYDDSITIDWKVQFARSRGLGGYFFWALGQDKDWIISKQASNSWDH, encoded by the exons ATGGATTTGAAGCCTCCTCCATTGACAGTACCCGCCACGCCTTCTTATCCTCCCCAGACTGCTCATCCTATGAAGCCCGCCCCAAGTCCTGCTTATTATCTGCCCATCCCCGCCGCACCTTCCTACTCGGTTCCAAGTCCCTCAGCAGTGCCTACTTATCCGGGAGTACCTGCTTCTTCTCCTCCATTACCTACACCCGCCGCGAGTCCTGTTTCCTACCCCCCAGTTCCTGCACCACCAGAACCATACCCTTCACCACCGGATCATAAAGGAATTAAAGGAGCATATTGGCCTTCGTTTGATGGATTTGAAGCCTCCTCCATTGACACTTCATATTTCACCCACATTTTCTATGCGTTCCTCTTGCCTGACCCCGTGACATTCAAGCTTAATGTCACGCCATTCGACCAACAAAAAATACCCGGCTTCATTCAAAACCTACGTACCCGAAATCCGCCCGTAAAAACCCTACTATCCATGGGTGGGGGGAGTGATGCTATTGCACTCATATTCGCAAACCTATCCGGTGCCCAAGAAACACGGAAAGTTTTCATCGATTCAACCATCGAAGTGGCTCGAACATACGGATTTGATGGTCTGGACCTGGACTGGGAATATCCTGCTAATGATCAGGAAATGATCAACCTTGCTTTGTTAGTTAAAGAATGGCACGAAGCATTGGTCCATGAAGCTAGCGCCAGTGGCAAACCACGTTTGTTACTAACTGCTGCGGTCTATTACTCTTCGCAATTCACTACATATGGTCTGCCCAGATCCTACCCTGCTGATTCTATCAATAAATATGTTGATTGGATCAATCCAATGTGCTATGATTACCATGGTACATGGGAGAATTTCACAGGACCAAATGCAGCATTATATGACCCAAAGAGCAATGTTAGCACAAGTTCTGGCATTGGATCATGGATCCAAGCCGGTGTTTCGCCGAAAAAGCTAGTGATGGGCCTCCCGTTATACGGCCGGACGTGGAAGCTCTTGGATCCGAATGTTAATGGAATTGGAGCACGAGCTGTAGGGAAAGGACCTGAAGACGGGATCTTGGATTATTATCAGGTTCTTGAATTTAACAAGGAGAACAATGCTATAGTCAATTTTGATGGACAAACTGTGTCCTACTACTCTTATGCTGGCGGCTTCTGGGTTGGGTATGATGACTCCATAACCATTGATTGGAAGGTCCAGTTTGCAAGGTCTCGAGGCTTGGGTGGATACTTTTTCTGGGCTTTGGGCCAGGATAAGGATTGGATTATCTCAAAACAAG CTTCGAACTCTTGGGATCACTGA